A genome region from Cerasicoccus sp. TK19100 includes the following:
- a CDS encoding rhomboid family intramembrane serine protease: MRDRAPIRHVDYFWWSFWIFVGAFLIQNMLGVWLNMAGFLYEWFALSPANVGQGKVWTIFTYSLMHRDLSHFFYNGLIFFLAGRWLSRELAPKRYLHLILGSVFLGGLVWLVLHTVLGSSVVREIPVIGFSAGTSGLLMAMLLIWPREKIEFLLFFVLPVSFRTRSLIYVLLGIEVLGFVFVELALLLGFTPMLRDSSIAFSAHLGGALAGYLFYRMLQRPTPIFESVAKKVSIEPAKWTKKRTRASTGKFKVNLTNRKDLRLEVDRILDKINKEGFQSLNDEEKKVLDDAGDLLKK, translated from the coding sequence ATGCGGGATCGGGCGCCCATTCGTCATGTGGACTACTTTTGGTGGTCCTTCTGGATCTTCGTAGGCGCTTTTCTGATCCAAAACATGCTCGGCGTATGGCTGAATATGGCCGGCTTTCTGTATGAGTGGTTTGCGCTCTCTCCGGCTAACGTCGGCCAAGGCAAAGTGTGGACGATTTTCACCTACAGCCTGATGCACCGCGACTTGTCGCATTTCTTCTATAACGGCCTCATTTTCTTTCTGGCTGGACGCTGGCTATCGCGTGAACTGGCCCCAAAGCGTTACCTCCACCTAATCCTCGGCTCAGTTTTTCTAGGGGGATTAGTATGGCTTGTGCTCCACACGGTGCTGGGTTCATCGGTCGTTCGCGAGATACCCGTAATCGGCTTCTCCGCAGGAACGTCTGGCTTGCTCATGGCCATGCTGCTTATTTGGCCACGAGAAAAGATCGAATTCCTGTTGTTCTTTGTGCTGCCGGTTTCATTCCGCACCAGATCCTTGATCTACGTGTTGCTGGGCATCGAAGTCCTGGGCTTCGTGTTTGTCGAGTTGGCCCTGCTGCTCGGGTTCACCCCAATGCTGCGAGACTCCAGCATTGCTTTTTCCGCGCACTTGGGCGGGGCGCTGGCGGGATACCTGTTTTACCGGATGCTGCAGCGACCGACGCCGATTTTCGAGTCCGTGGCTAAAAAGGTCAGCATTGAACCGGCCAAATGGACCAAAAAGCGCACCCGCGCCTCGACGGGGAAGTTCAAGGTCAACCTCACCAACCGCAAAGACCTGCGCCTCGAGGTGGACCGCATTTTGGACAAGATCAACAAGGAAGGCTTCCAGTCCCTCAATGATGAGGAGAAAAAGGTGCTGGATGATGCGGGAGATTTGTTGAAAAAATAG
- a CDS encoding LON peptidase substrate-binding domain-containing protein — protein sequence MTAEINIPRELPVMTLSNTVFFPHAMLPLYIFEPRYRQMLENVLSGDRLFVVAREDELRGQTTGEFEPPYPVATVGVVRASHREDDGASHLILQGLSRVRFVRIVSEQPYRVAEFEPLSTTGDDAEHLSCYQSKLSAAVTLHQQLTKQDPEEMYDFLAELKDPQTYVDLVSYTLCQDIDTKQQLLETLDARRRFQRLLDYLHRENQQLQLEKQLRGHLQEDRLDRN from the coding sequence GTGACCGCAGAGATTAATATTCCGCGTGAGTTGCCGGTCATGACGCTGAGCAACACCGTATTTTTCCCGCATGCTATGCTGCCGCTCTACATCTTTGAGCCGCGCTATCGGCAAATGCTGGAAAATGTGCTCTCGGGCGACCGCTTGTTTGTCGTTGCTCGCGAGGATGAGTTGCGTGGGCAGACGACGGGCGAGTTTGAACCGCCGTATCCCGTGGCCACAGTCGGCGTGGTGCGCGCAAGCCACCGTGAGGATGACGGCGCGTCGCACCTGATCCTCCAGGGGCTTTCCCGGGTGCGCTTCGTGCGGATTGTGAGCGAGCAGCCTTACCGGGTTGCGGAGTTTGAGCCGCTGAGCACGACCGGGGATGACGCCGAGCACCTTTCGTGCTATCAGTCCAAGCTCTCTGCGGCCGTGACTCTGCACCAACAGCTGACCAAGCAGGACCCGGAGGAGATGTATGATTTTCTCGCGGAGTTGAAAGATCCGCAGACGTATGTGGACCTCGTCAGCTACACGCTTTGCCAGGATATCGATACCAAGCAGCAACTGCTTGAAACACTGGATGCGCGGCGTCGATTCCAGCGGCTTCTGGACTACCTGCATCGCGAAAACCAGCAGCTACAGCTGGAAAAACAGCTACGTGGTCATCTGCAGGAAGACCGGCTGGACCGGAACTGA
- a CDS encoding TolC family protein yields MSLKNWFHALLRLVCLGLLSSTVSYAQSPDVTVEEAPPTLTIAIVRDGPSYILDAMIEAVKKETTALLKSKHTVVFREDADFNANWFPGGARLALKRALDDPSIDMVILQGYFSLEEAASGALTLNKPCIGAYVQDPKIVAPFIKNGRSQIENLSVIVSDISLQDDVKKFHDLVGFDKVLYAVTDAYLNDVKEDGQIAALLNKMDTDLGITHGFIPLSATAADSLRATPDRAEAVFFFPPLRFPSEDQLEDYITGINARAIPTFAMTGESGVAEGFLFGTMPDLRTQLARRAALNIKELLEGRTSTQIDALFRVEKKLYVNIVTASGINFDLPTDMLFDAVLIGGEAPQINAVPLTLVQAVELAIKANYELRARREDTEAVYEAQRQALSQMLPQVNAVYQYTRNNDAAARDSLGTIPRQSNSVGIGVSQMVYDDDIVTGYRISEQESYVAQYQEQSLESDVIQVSSVAYLRYLTAKSILAIAKENLDVTRTNLGLARVRLDVGTSGPEEVYRFEAAEASDRATVALAESQVQTALTSLNRVMGQDDLATTWDAEQIGLSSDAFDTTSRRVVELLTSEARSQRFRLFSMQYAMSHAPELEVADRRVTAQELSLGAAKRSFLVPDVGVNFNYLNTFQQDTYESLPGSANTPKDEWQFVFQASIPIFEGGNRVFNVLRQKALVRGREYDRSLTRQIIEERVLVSLYSLSSSYSDIRFSRIAADRAQKNLDIVTEKYRVGRVSIVDLLDAQNQAFVQKQNEVLSTYGFLEDLVDYMRAINWFEFLSTPEQQDMWLNSVKSFIEPSRPRTTTTVAPQ; encoded by the coding sequence ATGTCGTTGAAAAATTGGTTCCACGCGCTGCTGCGCCTTGTATGTCTCGGACTGCTCTCGAGCACCGTTTCCTATGCCCAAAGTCCTGATGTGACGGTGGAGGAAGCCCCGCCTACGCTCACCATCGCCATCGTGCGCGACGGGCCGTCCTACATCCTCGACGCCATGATCGAAGCGGTGAAAAAGGAGACGACAGCGCTGCTCAAAAGCAAGCACACCGTGGTCTTCCGCGAAGATGCCGACTTCAATGCAAACTGGTTTCCCGGCGGCGCTCGTTTGGCGCTCAAGCGGGCCCTGGACGATCCATCCATCGATATGGTCATCCTGCAAGGCTACTTCAGCCTGGAGGAGGCGGCCAGCGGCGCGTTGACCCTCAACAAGCCCTGCATCGGTGCATACGTGCAGGACCCGAAGATCGTCGCGCCGTTTATTAAGAACGGCCGTTCGCAGATTGAAAATTTATCGGTGATCGTGTCCGACATTTCGCTGCAGGACGACGTGAAGAAATTCCACGACCTGGTCGGTTTTGACAAGGTGCTCTACGCGGTGACGGATGCCTACCTGAACGACGTGAAGGAAGACGGCCAGATCGCCGCGCTGCTCAACAAGATGGACACGGACCTGGGCATCACGCACGGCTTTATTCCGCTCAGCGCAACGGCGGCGGATTCCCTCCGCGCTACGCCCGACCGCGCCGAGGCGGTGTTCTTTTTCCCGCCACTTCGCTTCCCGAGTGAAGATCAGCTGGAGGACTACATTACCGGCATCAACGCCCGCGCGATCCCGACCTTTGCGATGACGGGGGAGTCCGGCGTTGCTGAAGGATTTTTGTTTGGCACGATGCCGGATCTCCGCACACAGCTGGCCCGCCGCGCCGCGCTCAATATCAAGGAACTCCTTGAGGGGCGCACCTCCACGCAGATCGATGCGCTCTTTCGCGTGGAAAAGAAGCTTTACGTGAATATAGTCACCGCCTCGGGGATTAACTTCGACCTGCCGACGGATATGCTCTTCGACGCCGTGCTAATCGGTGGCGAGGCACCGCAGATCAACGCGGTGCCGCTCACGCTGGTGCAGGCCGTCGAGCTAGCAATCAAGGCCAACTACGAGTTGCGCGCCCGCCGCGAAGACACGGAGGCCGTTTACGAAGCGCAGCGTCAGGCGCTCTCGCAAATGCTGCCGCAGGTGAACGCGGTTTACCAATACACGCGCAACAACGACGCCGCCGCGCGCGACTCGCTGGGCACCATTCCGCGGCAGTCCAACAGCGTGGGCATCGGCGTGTCGCAGATGGTTTACGACGACGACATCGTGACCGGCTACCGTATTTCCGAGCAAGAATCCTACGTGGCGCAATACCAGGAGCAGAGCCTGGAGTCCGACGTGATCCAAGTCTCCTCCGTGGCCTACCTGCGCTACCTGACCGCGAAGTCCATCCTGGCCATCGCCAAAGAAAATCTGGACGTCACGCGGACGAACCTCGGCCTGGCGCGCGTGCGCCTGGATGTCGGCACCTCGGGGCCGGAGGAAGTTTACCGTTTTGAAGCGGCTGAGGCATCCGACCGTGCGACCGTTGCGTTGGCCGAAAGCCAGGTGCAAACCGCGTTGACCTCGCTGAATCGCGTGATGGGGCAGGACGATCTCGCCACCACTTGGGACGCCGAGCAGATCGGTCTGTCCTCGGATGCGTTCGACACCACCTCGCGCCGCGTGGTGGAGCTGCTGACCAGCGAAGCCCGCTCGCAGCGTTTCCGCTTGTTTTCGATGCAGTATGCGATGTCTCACGCGCCGGAGCTGGAGGTCGCTGACCGCCGCGTGACCGCGCAGGAGCTAAGCCTCGGTGCCGCCAAGCGCAGCTTCCTCGTGCCGGATGTCGGAGTGAATTTTAATTACCTGAACACCTTCCAGCAGGACACCTATGAGTCGCTGCCGGGCTCGGCCAATACGCCCAAGGATGAGTGGCAGTTCGTCTTCCAGGCGAGCATTCCGATCTTCGAGGGGGGCAACCGCGTCTTCAACGTGTTGCGGCAAAAGGCGCTCGTCCGTGGCCGGGAATACGACCGCTCGTTGACGCGTCAGATCATCGAGGAGCGCGTGCTGGTCTCACTGTATTCGCTGAGTTCCAGCTACAGCGACATCCGTTTTAGCCGCATTGCCGCTGACCGCGCCCAGAAGAATTTGGACATCGTCACCGAGAAATACCGCGTGGGCCGGGTGAGCATTGTCGATCTGCTCGATGCGCAAAACCAGGCCTTCGTGCAGAAGCAAAACGAGGTGCTTTCCACCTACGGCTTCCTGGAGGATTTAGTGGATTACATGCGCGCGATCAACTGGTTTGAGTTCCTCTCCACGCCGGAGCAGCAGGATATGTGGCTGAACTCGGTGAAGTCCTTCATCGAGCCCTCGCGCCCCCGGACGACGACCACCGTGGCCCCGCAATAA
- a CDS encoding efflux RND transporter periplasmic adaptor subunit, with translation MRLHILSISMLGMLVLAGCPKRNEFAEPPPPSVSVKDVEPQAVTVYDSMPGQTAAVNVVDIVARVQGFLESQDFEDGAIVEKGQVLFTIDPVEFQANLEAAQGKLSSAVASRDLADTTYKRNKELFATQAISELEMLQSEADLDLAKGGVEQAKADVARAELDVGYTKIKSPIAGQMSREFVSPGNLVGPGISQQLARVVSLDPIYFYFNVDERTFLQYQKIDRSMKAKNKDARIKVSLELADGSIFKHEGEVDYADNQVDTQTGTIEIRAVFPNPDRMLYPGLFGNVRFANKRESAIVVPETVIQKDLAGDFVLVVGENNIVEIRYVKKGPRVEQGIILEEGLEAGEKLIVNGIQRARPGAPVKIEEQAVPQPE, from the coding sequence ATGCGTTTGCACATTTTATCGATCTCTATGCTTGGGATGTTGGTTCTGGCTGGCTGTCCCAAGCGCAACGAATTCGCCGAACCTCCACCGCCATCGGTTTCCGTTAAGGATGTCGAGCCGCAAGCGGTTACGGTTTACGATAGCATGCCCGGCCAAACCGCCGCCGTCAATGTCGTGGATATCGTGGCCCGCGTTCAGGGCTTCCTGGAATCACAGGATTTTGAGGACGGAGCGATTGTAGAGAAGGGCCAGGTGCTGTTCACGATCGATCCCGTCGAGTTTCAGGCCAATCTCGAGGCCGCGCAGGGCAAGCTCTCCAGCGCCGTTGCCTCGCGCGATCTGGCGGACACCACCTACAAGCGCAACAAGGAGCTGTTCGCAACGCAGGCGATTTCCGAGCTGGAAATGCTCCAGTCTGAGGCGGATCTCGATCTGGCCAAAGGCGGTGTCGAGCAGGCCAAAGCCGATGTCGCGCGAGCCGAGCTGGATGTCGGCTATACGAAGATCAAGTCCCCGATTGCCGGGCAGATGTCGCGCGAGTTTGTCTCCCCGGGTAACCTCGTCGGGCCGGGCATTAGCCAGCAACTGGCGCGCGTCGTGAGCCTCGACCCGATTTACTTTTACTTCAACGTCGATGAGCGGACTTTTCTGCAATATCAGAAGATCGACCGCTCCATGAAGGCCAAGAATAAGGACGCCCGCATCAAGGTGTCTCTTGAATTGGCGGACGGTTCCATTTTTAAGCATGAAGGCGAGGTCGACTACGCGGACAACCAGGTGGACACCCAGACGGGCACCATCGAGATCCGCGCCGTTTTCCCGAACCCCGACCGCATGCTCTATCCCGGGTTGTTCGGTAATGTGCGTTTTGCCAACAAACGGGAGAGCGCCATCGTTGTGCCGGAAACGGTCATCCAAAAGGACCTGGCGGGTGATTTCGTGCTCGTTGTGGGGGAGAACAACATCGTTGAAATCCGCTACGTCAAGAAGGGTCCGCGTGTGGAGCAGGGCATTATCTTGGAGGAGGGATTGGAAGCCGGGGAAAAATTGATCGTCAACGGCATCCAGCGCGCCCGCCCGGGTGCCCCGGTCAAAATCGAAGAACAGGCCGTCCCACAACCGGAATAA
- a CDS encoding tetratricopeptide repeat protein: MNRPPKKKKTHQDGLVEDPRFSREELENAAPQQPKAEGDDRNLVEIDDAFAEADIEDRAWLYWQRNKGTIIAAIVIAILGVVGVNTWKLMQDNQTAALQEEYSQSLGDAEKLQSFGAANSDTTLGGIALLKTADDKYAAGDYQAAIGFYQQSLTPLKDTIIVGRASLGQGMAQIKAGQIDAGKVTLTKLIESTSVLTAIRAEAALEVAQLELAAGNRDAAKALLERVTQMEDITFWKSMAEGLIRSEKLGSTESQASPSL, from the coding sequence ATGAATCGCCCTCCCAAGAAAAAGAAGACTCACCAAGATGGACTCGTGGAAGACCCCCGGTTTTCCCGCGAGGAGCTTGAGAATGCCGCACCCCAGCAACCGAAAGCCGAGGGAGACGACCGCAACTTGGTGGAAATCGACGACGCCTTTGCCGAGGCCGATATCGAGGATCGCGCGTGGCTCTACTGGCAGCGCAACAAGGGCACGATCATTGCCGCCATCGTCATCGCCATCCTGGGCGTGGTCGGCGTCAATACCTGGAAGTTGATGCAGGACAACCAAACCGCCGCGCTCCAGGAGGAATACAGCCAATCTCTCGGCGATGCCGAAAAACTTCAGTCATTCGGAGCGGCCAACAGCGACACCACGCTCGGTGGCATCGCGCTGCTCAAGACCGCCGATGACAAATACGCCGCTGGTGATTACCAAGCCGCAATCGGATTTTACCAGCAGTCCCTCACCCCGCTGAAGGACACCATCATCGTCGGTCGCGCAAGCCTCGGCCAAGGCATGGCCCAGATCAAAGCCGGCCAGATTGACGCTGGCAAGGTCACCCTGACTAAGCTGATTGAGTCCACCAGTGTGCTGACTGCCATTCGCGCTGAAGCCGCCCTGGAAGTCGCCCAACTGGAGCTTGCTGCCGGAAACCGCGACGCCGCCAAGGCCCTGCTCGAACGCGTCACCCAGATGGAAGACATCACTTTTTGGAAGAGCATGGCTGAGGGCCTAATCCGCTCGGAAAAGCTCGGCAGCACGGAAAGCCAAGCGAGCCCAAGTCTGTAA
- a CDS encoding efflux RND transporter permease subunit: MFSHFFIRRPIFAAVISIVIMLLGAFALISLPIERYPEIAPPQVTISAVYPGANAQTVAETVASPIEQEVNGVENMIYMSSVSANDGTMSLTVTFESGVDQDMSNVLTQNRVSKAQSQLPQEVQRMGVTVKKKSSVANMYVALTSPDGSYDDVFLSNYLELRIKDEVARVNGVGEVQTFGVGKYAMRIWLDPQKMTTRKVSVDEIVAAVQQQNVQVAAGSIGEPPAPKDQPFQLTVNVQGRLVDPEEFQEIIIRSTSDGGALRIKDVARVEIGSESYRLASSFNGKDCAAFAIYQIPGANAINVVDGVKAKLVELSKNFPQGVSYDIVYDDSVAIRASISEVVETLFITLLLVVFTVYVFLQNFRATLIPSMTIPVSLIGTFAVMAVMGFSINTLTLFGLVLVIGIVVDDAIVVVENCTINIEEHGMSPKEAAMKTMVDVTGPVVATTLVLLAVFIPTAFMSGISGTLFRQFALTIAIATVFSSINALTLSPALCGVLLKKSSGKTPWFFRLFNRGMDSTTSGYHGVVKFALRKAAIGIVVFVGLVVLSGWGFINLPGGFVPQEDEGYCLTSVQLPEASALDRTRAVMEQVDGVVEDIPGVARYLTISGYSLIDGAVASNTGFAVVVFKDWSERPPEEHQSMIIGALNQRLSKLQDALAFSFPVPSLPGLGLSGGFTFMLEDRQGVGLQALQQTADYVIEAGNAQTALTGMYTPFRANVPQLFIDVNREQVMNRGIPLGSIWGALQTYLGSNYINDYTDFGRVFKVYAQAGSDYRAQPGDIGKLEIKTPSGEMAPLANFIDVQETLGPQTITRYNMYPSVKILGSPAPGFSSGDAMEVIENMAEKNLPAAFGYDWTDLSYQEKIAQGGTAVIFGLAIVLVYLVLAAQYESWTLPISVCLAVPTALLGAVAALMARGYDNNIYTKIGIVLLIGLSTKSAILIVEFAKAQRDDGMPIFDAALSAARLRFRAVLMTAFSFILGVIPLLIATGAGAESRKAIGTAVFGGMVVATVVSVVVVPMLYYVVQSVSEKFGRKPKPIEEPT; this comes from the coding sequence ATGTTCAGCCACTTCTTCATTCGCCGGCCGATCTTTGCTGCGGTCATTTCTATTGTGATCATGCTGCTGGGCGCGTTTGCGCTCATTTCGCTGCCGATCGAGCGCTACCCGGAGATCGCCCCGCCGCAGGTGACGATTTCCGCGGTCTATCCCGGTGCCAATGCGCAAACGGTCGCCGAGACGGTGGCCTCGCCCATCGAGCAGGAGGTCAACGGCGTCGAAAACATGATTTATATGTCCAGCGTGTCGGCGAACGACGGCACGATGAGCCTTACCGTCACCTTCGAGTCCGGTGTGGATCAGGACATGTCGAACGTTCTCACCCAGAACCGCGTTTCCAAGGCGCAGTCACAGCTGCCGCAAGAGGTCCAGCGGATGGGGGTCACGGTCAAAAAGAAGTCTTCAGTCGCCAACATGTATGTGGCGCTGACCTCGCCCGACGGCTCTTATGACGACGTTTTCCTGTCCAACTACCTTGAATTACGCATCAAGGACGAAGTGGCCCGCGTCAACGGCGTTGGTGAGGTGCAGACCTTCGGCGTGGGTAAATACGCCATGCGCATTTGGCTCGACCCGCAGAAAATGACGACCCGCAAGGTGTCCGTTGATGAAATCGTTGCCGCCGTGCAGCAGCAGAATGTGCAGGTGGCCGCCGGTTCGATCGGGGAACCACCCGCCCCCAAGGACCAGCCGTTTCAGCTAACGGTCAATGTGCAGGGACGCCTCGTCGACCCCGAGGAATTTCAGGAAATCATTATTCGCTCAACGAGTGATGGCGGTGCGCTGCGTATCAAGGACGTGGCGCGGGTCGAGATCGGCTCGGAGTCGTATCGCCTCGCATCCAGCTTCAACGGGAAGGACTGCGCCGCTTTTGCGATTTACCAGATACCCGGTGCCAACGCGATCAACGTTGTCGACGGTGTGAAAGCCAAGCTCGTGGAGCTCTCAAAGAATTTTCCCCAGGGCGTATCCTACGACATCGTTTATGACGACAGCGTGGCCATCCGCGCGTCGATTTCCGAGGTGGTCGAGACGCTGTTCATCACGCTGTTGCTTGTGGTGTTCACGGTCTATGTTTTCCTGCAAAATTTCCGCGCGACCCTGATTCCCTCGATGACGATTCCCGTGTCGCTGATCGGCACCTTTGCGGTCATGGCGGTGATGGGCTTTTCGATTAACACGCTGACTTTGTTTGGCCTGGTGCTGGTGATCGGTATCGTGGTGGACGACGCCATCGTCGTCGTGGAAAACTGCACGATCAACATCGAGGAGCATGGCATGAGCCCGAAGGAGGCCGCCATGAAGACGATGGTCGACGTGACCGGGCCGGTCGTTGCGACGACGCTTGTGTTGCTGGCGGTGTTTATCCCGACAGCGTTCATGAGCGGTATTTCCGGCACACTGTTCCGCCAGTTCGCGCTGACGATTGCCATCGCGACGGTCTTTAGCTCCATCAACGCGCTCACCCTCAGCCCGGCGCTCTGCGGTGTGCTGCTCAAGAAGTCCAGCGGCAAGACACCATGGTTCTTCCGCCTCTTCAATCGTGGCATGGATTCGACCACCAGCGGCTACCATGGCGTGGTAAAGTTTGCGCTGCGCAAGGCGGCGATCGGCATTGTGGTCTTTGTAGGCCTCGTGGTTCTCTCGGGTTGGGGCTTCATTAATCTGCCCGGTGGTTTCGTGCCGCAGGAAGACGAGGGCTACTGCCTGACGAGTGTGCAACTGCCCGAGGCCTCCGCACTTGACCGCACCCGCGCCGTGATGGAGCAGGTGGATGGTGTCGTGGAGGATATTCCCGGCGTCGCCCGCTACCTGACGATTTCCGGTTATTCGCTGATCGACGGTGCCGTTGCCTCAAACACCGGCTTCGCGGTGGTGGTCTTTAAAGACTGGTCCGAGCGCCCACCCGAGGAGCATCAGTCGATGATTATTGGAGCGCTCAATCAGCGCCTCAGCAAGTTGCAGGATGCCTTGGCGTTCAGCTTCCCCGTGCCTTCGCTGCCGGGCTTGGGCCTGAGCGGCGGCTTTACCTTCATGCTGGAGGACCGGCAGGGTGTCGGGCTGCAGGCATTGCAGCAAACCGCCGATTACGTGATCGAGGCCGGTAACGCCCAGACCGCGCTCACAGGCATGTACACGCCGTTCCGTGCGAATGTCCCGCAGTTGTTTATCGACGTGAACCGCGAGCAAGTCATGAATCGCGGCATTCCGCTGGGTAGCATTTGGGGTGCGCTCCAGACTTACCTCGGCTCGAATTACATTAACGACTATACCGACTTTGGCCGCGTGTTCAAAGTCTATGCGCAGGCTGGCAGTGATTATCGCGCGCAGCCCGGAGACATCGGCAAGCTGGAGATCAAAACGCCGAGCGGCGAGATGGCTCCGCTGGCGAACTTCATCGATGTGCAGGAGACGCTCGGCCCGCAAACGATCACCCGTTACAACATGTATCCGTCGGTGAAAATCCTGGGGAGTCCAGCACCGGGTTTCAGCTCGGGTGATGCGATGGAGGTCATTGAAAACATGGCGGAGAAGAATTTGCCCGCGGCCTTTGGCTACGACTGGACGGACCTCTCTTATCAGGAGAAGATCGCGCAGGGCGGCACGGCGGTGATTTTCGGGTTGGCGATCGTGCTCGTTTACCTGGTGCTTGCCGCGCAGTATGAAAGCTGGACGCTGCCCATCTCGGTCTGTCTGGCGGTGCCCACGGCGCTGCTGGGTGCGGTCGCGGCGCTCATGGCGCGCGGCTACGACAACAATATTTACACCAAGATCGGCATCGTGCTGCTCATTGGCCTATCCACCAAAAGCGCGATTCTTATCGTGGAGTTCGCCAAGGCCCAGCGTGACGACGGGATGCCGATTTTTGACGCGGCCCTCTCGGCGGCGCGTCTGCGTTTCCGCGCGGTGTTGATGACGGCGTTTTCGTTTATCCTCGGGGTCATCCCCTTGCTCATCGCCACGGGTGCTGGCGCGGAAAGCCGCAAGGCGATTGGTACGGCGGTGTTTGGCGGCATGGTTGTCGCCACCGTGGTTAGCGTGGTCGTGGTGCCGATGCTTTATTACGTCGTTCAATCCGTTTCGGAGAAATTCGGTCGCAAGCCCAAGCCGATTGAAGAACCTACTTGA
- a CDS encoding FkbM family methyltransferase produces the protein MSLNHDTNTNQSYAQWGEDRLVWDFFGHQAKGVFLEIGANHPTLLSQTYLLEQQGWTGVLIEPQRECYELLVAQRPGSQAFRCAVTSPEGVGQAYMKIPPRELGGHVMAEVVTERVENDNHCYEEIALRTINDVLAEAKVGAIDFMSIDIEGLEVPAMQGFDFAKYRPKLILIEDHLEDLGRHRFLVGKGYRFVHRLGSNNWYVPADFSDFTLENPISRFEYIRKFHLSMPFRKLRIGLKRLRGKA, from the coding sequence ATGAGCCTGAATCATGACACCAACACCAACCAGTCCTATGCCCAATGGGGCGAGGACCGGCTCGTATGGGACTTCTTCGGGCACCAGGCCAAGGGCGTGTTCCTGGAGATCGGTGCCAACCACCCCACCCTCCTCAGCCAAACGTATTTGCTGGAGCAACAGGGCTGGACCGGTGTGCTGATCGAGCCTCAGCGCGAGTGCTACGAGTTGCTCGTGGCGCAGCGCCCCGGCAGCCAGGCTTTCCGCTGCGCTGTCACCAGCCCGGAGGGCGTCGGCCAGGCCTACATGAAGATCCCTCCACGCGAGCTCGGCGGCCACGTGATGGCCGAGGTGGTTACCGAGCGCGTCGAAAATGACAATCACTGCTACGAGGAGATCGCCTTACGAACGATCAATGACGTGCTGGCCGAAGCCAAGGTGGGTGCCATTGACTTCATGTCGATCGATATCGAGGGCCTGGAAGTGCCAGCAATGCAGGGGTTTGATTTCGCCAAATACCGGCCCAAGCTGATCTTGATCGAAGACCACTTGGAAGACCTCGGGCGGCATCGTTTTCTGGTCGGCAAAGGCTACAGGTTTGTTCACCGCCTGGGCTCCAACAACTGGTATGTGCCCGCCGACTTCAGCGATTTCACATTGGAAAACCCAATCAGCCGCTTTGAGTATATTCGCAAATTTCACCTGAGCATGCCCTTCCGCAAGCTGCGCATTGGCCTGAAGCGATTGCGGGGTAAGGCCTGA